TGAAAGATTACAAATAATGCATCGGGAAAAGAAACTGGGGCTTGGAACGGCCTATATTCAAGGATTTAAATGGGCGTTAGTAAGAGATTTTGATTATATTTTTACAATGGATGCAGATTTTTCTCATGACCCCGGTTATTTAATAGCATTTATTAAAAAACTTTCAGATTTTGATTTAGTGATTGGTTCAAGATATGTCAAAGATGGGGGTGTGAGGAACTGGCCTATTAGACGAAAAATTATTTCACGCTTTGGTAATTTTTATGCTAAGACAATTTTACAATTCCCTGTGAATGATTGTACTTCCGGTTTTATGGGATTTAGAAGAGAAGTTCTTGAAAAAATAAATCTTGATAAGGTAAAATCGGAAGGTTACGGTTTTTTGATAGAGATGAAGTATCGAACTTATAAACTAGGTTGTAAGATTTATGAGTATCCCATAATTTTTGTAGATAGAACAAAAGGTGTTTCCAAAATTTCAAAAAATATCATCTGGGAAGCAATTTTCCTTGTTTGGAAATTACGATTTAAAATGACGCTTTGAATTTAGAAGTTGTGTTGCAGTGTCATTGCGGGCTTAATAGTATTTTTGTGTTGTTTTT
This genomic interval from Elusimicrobiota bacterium contains the following:
- a CDS encoding polyprenol monophosphomannose synthase → MKSLVIIPTYNEKENIEKIVKQIIDLGFYILIIDDNSPDGTGEIAERLKMKDERLQIMHREKKLGLGTAYIQGFKWALVRDFDYIFTMDADFSHDPGYLIAFIKKLSDFDLVIGSRYVKDGGVRNWPIRRKIISRFGNFYAKTILQFPVNDCTSGFMGFRREVLEKINLDKVKSEGYGFLIEMKYRTYKLGCKIYEYPIIFVDRTKGVSKISKNIIWEAIFLVWKLRFKMTL